The Streptomyces sp. NBC_00691 genome has a segment encoding these proteins:
- a CDS encoding HAD hydrolase-like protein, whose amino-acid sequence MTVRNGQGQQGAGRLRPGGSAVPLSEAYDTALLDLDGVVYAGGEAVPHAVEALGVARAGGMHLAYVTNNALRTPDAVAEHLTELGVPAEPGDVITSAQAVARLIADDVPAGSRVLVIGGEGLRVALRERGLVPVDSAEDEPVAVVQGYGGPEMPWGRFAEASYAVARGLPWYASNTDLTIPGARGIGPGNGAAVEVVRIATGGRVEPRVAGKPLPPMHRETVLRTGARRPLVVGDRLDTDIEGAFNGGVDSLLVFTGVTDAAQLLRAVPEHRPTYVAADLRGLLVGQPEVVAEEDGSFVCGGWRASVSASGGGELVLDGPAGTAAGAADPMDAVRALCGAAWSAADAVGGGVPDAGKVLARLGL is encoded by the coding sequence GTGACGGTGCGGAACGGCCAGGGACAGCAGGGCGCGGGCAGGCTGCGGCCGGGTGGCAGCGCGGTGCCGCTGAGCGAGGCGTACGACACGGCGCTCCTGGACCTGGACGGGGTCGTGTACGCGGGCGGGGAGGCCGTTCCGCACGCCGTGGAGGCGCTCGGGGTCGCCCGGGCGGGCGGGATGCACCTGGCGTACGTCACCAACAACGCGCTGCGGACGCCGGACGCGGTGGCCGAGCACCTTACCGAGCTCGGGGTGCCCGCCGAGCCGGGCGACGTGATCACCTCGGCGCAGGCCGTGGCCCGGCTGATCGCGGACGACGTGCCGGCCGGCTCCCGGGTGCTCGTCATCGGCGGCGAAGGGCTGCGGGTGGCGCTGCGCGAGCGGGGACTGGTGCCGGTGGACTCGGCGGAGGACGAGCCGGTGGCCGTCGTGCAGGGGTACGGCGGGCCCGAGATGCCGTGGGGGAGGTTCGCGGAGGCGAGCTACGCGGTGGCGCGGGGGCTGCCCTGGTACGCGTCGAACACGGACCTGACGATTCCCGGTGCGCGGGGGATCGGGCCGGGGAACGGTGCCGCGGTCGAGGTCGTGCGGATCGCCACGGGCGGCCGGGTGGAGCCGAGGGTCGCGGGGAAGCCGCTGCCGCCGATGCACCGGGAGACGGTGCTGCGGACGGGCGCGCGGCGGCCGCTGGTGGTCGGGGACCGGCTGGACACGGACATCGAGGGGGCGTTCAACGGCGGGGTGGACTCGCTGCTGGTCTTCACCGGGGTGACGGACGCGGCGCAGCTGCTGCGGGCGGTGCCGGAGCACCGGCCGACGTACGTCGCGGCCGATCTGCGGGGGCTGCTCGTGGGGCAGCCCGAGGTCGTGGCCGAGGAGGACGGCAGCTTCGTGTGCGGGGGCTGGCGGGCTTCGGTGAGTGCGTCGGGCGGGGGCGAGCTGGTGCTCGACGGGCCGGCGGGGACGGCGGCGGGGGCGGCGGATCCGATGGACGCCGTGCGGGCCCTGTGCGGGGCCGCCTGGTCGGCGGCGGACGCCGTGGGCGGTGGGGTGCCGGACGCGGGGAAGGTGCTCGCGCGGCTCGGGCTGTGA
- a CDS encoding DUF1015 domain-containing protein, giving the protein MNTSGHAADDVRDDAAGLRLAPFRGLRYVPERVGSLAAVTSPPYDVVVRPDGLLHLESADPHNIVRLILPQAITAGTRHRKAAVTLDRWLADGVLAPDPEPALYVYEQHGDGILQRGIIGALELSTPAEGIVLPHEDVMPHVVEDRAALMRTTAANLEPLLLTYRGEGDSAGEVVERTVQRPPLLATTTEDGFHHRLWAVTDPAEQAAVSAGLARHQALIADGHHRWATYLRLREEHPSPGPWNYGLVLLIDTARYPLRVRAIHRLLNRLPVADALAALDGAFRVRRVDRPLPEAMEVLAGATTEGNAFLLAGDGGFHLVDRPDPALLDRTIRTDRPDAWRTLDATVLHSTLLEHVWHIPDAPEDIAYIHDTKAAVEQAERRGGTAVLMHPVREDVVRDLARQGVTMPRKSTSFGPKPATGLVLRSLALD; this is encoded by the coding sequence ATGAACACCTCAGGTCACGCGGCCGACGACGTCCGCGACGACGCAGCCGGGCTGCGCCTGGCGCCGTTCCGCGGGCTCCGATACGTCCCCGAGCGGGTCGGCAGCCTGGCCGCCGTGACGTCCCCGCCCTACGACGTGGTCGTACGACCTGACGGACTTCTCCATCTGGAGTCCGCGGACCCGCACAACATCGTCCGGCTGATCCTGCCCCAGGCGATCACCGCCGGCACCCGCCACCGCAAGGCCGCCGTCACCCTCGACCGCTGGCTCGCCGACGGCGTGCTCGCCCCGGACCCGGAGCCCGCGCTCTACGTGTACGAGCAGCACGGCGACGGCATCCTCCAGCGCGGCATCATCGGGGCCCTCGAACTCTCCACTCCCGCCGAGGGGATCGTCCTCCCGCACGAGGACGTCATGCCGCACGTCGTCGAGGACCGCGCCGCCCTCATGCGGACCACCGCGGCCAACCTGGAACCGCTGCTCCTCACGTACCGCGGCGAGGGCGACAGCGCGGGCGAGGTCGTCGAGCGCACGGTCCAGCGCCCCCCGCTGCTCGCCACGACGACGGAGGACGGCTTCCACCACCGACTCTGGGCGGTGACCGACCCGGCCGAGCAGGCCGCCGTCTCCGCCGGGCTCGCCCGCCACCAGGCCCTCATCGCCGACGGCCACCACCGCTGGGCCACCTATCTGCGCCTGCGCGAGGAGCACCCCTCCCCCGGACCCTGGAACTACGGCCTGGTCCTCCTCATCGACACCGCGCGCTACCCGCTCCGGGTCCGCGCGATCCACCGCCTCCTCAACCGCCTGCCGGTCGCCGACGCCCTCGCGGCCCTCGACGGCGCCTTCCGGGTACGCCGCGTCGACCGGCCCCTGCCGGAGGCCATGGAGGTCCTCGCCGGGGCCACGACCGAGGGCAACGCCTTCCTCCTTGCCGGAGACGGCGGCTTCCACCTCGTCGACCGCCCGGACCCGGCCCTCCTCGACCGCACGATCCGCACGGACCGCCCGGACGCCTGGCGGACCCTGGACGCCACCGTCCTGCACTCCACCCTTCTGGAGCACGTCTGGCACATCCCGGACGCCCCCGAGGACATCGCCTACATCCACGACACGAAGGCCGCGGTCGAGCAGGCGGAACGCCGCGGCGGTACGGCGGTCCTCATGCACCCGGTACGCGAGGATGTCGTCCGGGACCTGGCCCGCCAGGGCGTCACGATGCCCCGCAAGTCCACCTCCTTCGGGCCGAAGCCGGCGACGGGCCTGGTCCTGAGAAGCCTGGCGCTGGACTGA